A stretch of Lathyrus oleraceus cultivar Zhongwan6 chromosome 6, CAAS_Psat_ZW6_1.0, whole genome shotgun sequence DNA encodes these proteins:
- the LOC127094339 gene encoding uncharacterized protein LOC127094339, giving the protein MSESDHSEHSDTDTHKSADTHKFVDTHKSADTSDSGQSKNTMFRGSKSEFHLSPVVSNIRNHIPIILEMQKDQYDTWAELFRIHAQPNSTAMETWNRLEDIFQDNQNARAVTLEQEFSNIRMEDFPNVSAYCQRLKMLSDQLRIVGSPVNNHRLVLQLISGLPEAYRSIATLIRQSNPLPAFY; this is encoded by the exons ATGTCTGAATCAGACCATTCAGAACATAGTGACACCGATACCCACAAATCCGCCGATACCCACAAATTCGTCGATACCCACAAATCCGCCGATACTAGTGATTCTGGTCAGTCTAAGAACACCATGTTTCGAGGTTCCAAATCGGAGTTTCATCTCTCTCCTGTCGTCTCCAATATTAGGAACCACATTCCTATTATTCTTGAGATGCAAAAAGATCAATATGACACCTGGGCCGAGCTTTTCCGCATCCATGCTC AACCCAACTCCACTGCAATGGAAACATGGAATCGCTTGGAAGATATTTTTCAAGACAACCAAAATGCTCGAGCTGTCACTCTTGAGCAAGAGTTTTCTAACATTCGTATGGAAGATTTTCCCAATGTATCAGCTTACTGTCAGCGTCTTAAGATGCTTTCTGATCAGTTGAGAATTGTGGGCTCCCCTGTCAACAATCATCGTCTGGTCCTTCAGCTGATCTCTGGTCTCCCAGAAGCTTACCGTAGTATTGCTACTTTGATTCGCCAGAGCAACCCTCTTCCGGCATTCTATTAG